One part of the Arabidopsis thaliana chromosome 1 sequence genome encodes these proteins:
- the WRR4 gene encoding Disease resistance protein (TIR-NBS-LRR class) (WHITE RUST RESISTANCE 4 (WRR4); FUNCTIONS IN: transmembrane receptor activity, nucleoside-triphosphatase activity, nucleotide binding, ATP binding; INVOLVED IN: defense response to fungus, incompatible interaction, defense response; LOCATED IN: intrinsic to membrane; EXPRESSED IN: 17 plant structures; EXPRESSED DURING: 10 growth stages; CONTAINS InterPro DOMAIN/s: ATPase, AAA+ type, core (InterPro:IPR003593), NB-ARC (InterPro:IPR002182), Toll-Interleukin receptor (InterPro:IPR000157), Disease resistance protein (InterPro:IPR000767); BEST Arabidopsis thaliana protein match is: Disease resistance protein (TIR-NBS-LRR class) family (TAIR:AT1G56540.1); Has 19205 Blast hits to 15135 proteins in 571 species: Archae - 14; Bacteria - 975; Metazoa - 1259; Fungi - 71; Plants - 16420; Viruses - 8; Other Eukaryotes - 458 (source: NCBI BLink).), which translates to MASSSSSPRNWRYNVFTSFHGPDVRIKFLSHLRQQFVYNGITMFDDNGIERSQIIAPALKKAIGESRVAIVLLSKNYASSSWCLDELLEILKCKEYIGQIVMTVFYEVDPSHVRKQTGDFGIAFKETCAHKTEEERSKWSQALTYVGNIAGEDFIHWKDEAKMIEKIARDVSTKINVTPCRDFDDMVGLERHLKEMVSLLDLDKEGVKMVGISGPAGIGKSTIAKALHSRHSSTFQHNCFVDNLWENYKICTGEHGVKLRLHEQFVSKILKQNGLELTHLSVIKDRLQDKKVLIILDDVESLAQLETLADMTWFGPGSRVIVTTENKEILQQHGIGDIYQVGYPSESEALTIFCLSAFKQASPPDGFMDLADEVVRICDKLPLALCVLGSSLLRKSQTDWEDELPRLRNCLDGIESVLKVGFESLNEKDQALFLYITVFFNYECADHVTLMLAKSNLNVRLGLKNLANRYLIHIDHDQKKRVVVHRLLRVMAIQVCTKQKPWKSQILVDAEKIAYVLEEATGNRSIKGVSFDTAEIDELMISPKAFEKMCNLLFLKVYDAGWHTGKRKLDIPEDIKFPRTIRLFHWDAYSGKRLPSSFFAENLVEVNMQDSELQKLWEGTQCLANLKKIDLSRSSCLTELPDLSNATNLEDLYVGSCTALVELPSSIGNLHKLAHIMMYSCESLEVIPSLINLTSLTFLNMNKCSRLRRFPDIPTSIEDVQVTGTTLEELPASLTHCSGLQTIKISGSVNLKIFYTELPVSVSHINISNSGIEWITEDCIKGLHNLHDLCLSGCKRLVSLPELPRSLKILQADDCDSLESLNGHLNTPNAELYFANCFKLDAEARRAIIQQSFVSGWALLPGLEVPPEFGHRARGNSLIIPYSASNRFKVCVVMSLNHHQPFELVPRNLLYRWTVIGDSVSSDEKTFHLSHMFNADSVNSKLQKPHLFIFHSCLPFIFHSCLPFIFDISNIMLEFSSEYKDFDILECGVQILTDETDERNIWGSLVF; encoded by the exons atggcttcttcttcttcctcacctCGCAACTGGAGATACAATGTCTTCACGAGCTTCCATGGACCAGACGTCCGTATTAAATTTCTCAGTCATTTACGTCAACAGTTTGTCTACAATGGAATTACAATGTTCGATGACAACGGGATCGAAAGAAGCCAAATTATCGCTCCAGCTCTCAAAAAAGCCATTGGAGAATCAAGGGTCGCGATTGTATTGCTCTCGAAGAACTATGCTTCTTCCAGTTGGTGTTTGGATGAGCTATTGGAGATTTTAAAGTGCAAAGAATATATAGGACAAATAGTGATGACTGTCTTCTACGAAGTTGATCCTTCTCACGTGCGCAAACAAACCGGAGATTTTGGGATTGCTTTCAAAGAAACTTGTGCTCataaaacagaggaggagagGAGCAAATGGAGCCAAGCTTTGACCTATGTGGGCAACATAGCCGGAGAAGACTTCATACACTG gAAAGATGAAGCAAAAATGATAGAGAAGATAGCAAGAGATGTTTCGACTAAAATAAATGTCACACCGTGTCGGGATTTTGATGACATGGTTGGACTAGAAAGACATTTGAAGGAAATGGTGTCTTTGCTAGATTTAGACAAAGAAGGAGTTAAGATGGTTGGAATCTCTGGTCCTGCAGGCATTGGTAAGAGTACCATTGCCAAAGCTTTACATAGTCGACACTCTAGTACGTTTCAACATAATTGTTTTGTGGACAATCTTTGGGAAAACTATAAGATTTGTACTGGTGAGCATGGTGTGAAGTTGCGCTTACATGAGcaatttgtttcaaaaattttgaaacaaaatggTTTGGAACTAACTCATTTAAGTGTGATAAAAGATAGGCTACAAGACAAGAAGGTTCTTATCATTCTTGATGATGTGGAGAGTTTAGCTCAACTTGAGACTTTGGCTGATATGACGTGGTTTGGTCCTGGAAGTAGGGTCATAGTAACGactgaaaacaaagagattttGCAGCAACATGGTATCGGTGATATATACCAAGTTGGATATCCATCAGAAAGCGAAGCACTAACGATCTTCTGTCTATCTGCTTTTAAACAAGCCTCTCCACCTGATGGGTTTATGGATCTTGCGGATGAAGTTGTAAGAATTTGTGATAAGCTTCCATTGGCTCTGTGTGTTTTAGGGTCGTCATTGCTGCGAAAGAGCCAGACTGACTGGGAGGATGAACTGCCAAGGTTGAGAAACTGTCTTGACGGAATTGAGAGTGTATTGAAAGTGGGCTTTGAGAGTTTAAATGAGAAAGACCAAGCTCTATTTCTCTACATTACAGTCTTCTTCAATTATGAATGTGCTGATCATGTGACGTTGATGCTAGCGAAATCTAACTTGAATGTTAGACTTGGGTTGAAAAACCTAGCTAATAGGTATCTCATACATATAGATcacgaccaaaaaaaaagagtggtAGTGCATCGTTTGCTACGAGTAATGGCTATACAAGTTTGTACCAAACAAAAGCCTTGGAAAAGCCAGATTCTAGTAGATGCCGAAAAGATAGCTTATGTTCTTGAAGAAGCAACG gGTAATCGATCTATTAAAGGTGTATCATTTGACACAGCGGAGATCGACGAATTAATGATAAGCCCAAAGGCTTTTGAAAAAATGTGCAATCTTTTGTTCCTGAAAGTCTACGATGCGGGGTGGCATAccggaaaaagaaaattggacATTCCAGAGGATATTAAGTTTCCACGTACCATACGGTTATTTCATTGGGATGCCTACTCAGGAAAGAGGCTTCCTAGTAGCTTTTTTGCAGAAAATCTTGTTGAAGTCAATATGCAAGATAGCGAGCTCCAGAAGCTATGGGAAGGAACTCAG TGCCTTGCCAATCTCAAGAAGATAGATCTTTCAAGGTCATCTTGTTTGACGGAACTTCCAGATCTTTCAAATGCTACAAATCTGGAGGACTTGTATGTGGGTTCTTGCACTGCTTTGGTAGAGCTTCCATCTTCGATTGGGAATCTTCATAAACTAGCTCATATAATGATGTATTCTTGCGAAAGTCTAGAAGTCATTCCATCTCTCATCAACTTGACATCTCTTACCTTCCTCAACATGAATAAATGCTCAAGATTGAGAAGATTCCCAGATATCCCCACCAGCATAGAGGACGTCCAAGTAACAGGTACAACTCTAGAGGAATTGCCTGCATCACTTACGCATTGCTCTGGTCTTCAGACTATTAAGATAAGTGGAAGTGTAAATCTCAAGATCTTCTACACAGAGCTCCCCGTGAGTGTAAGCCATATAAATATAAGCAACAGTGGTATTGAGTGGATTACAGAAGATTGCATCAAAGGTCTTCATAATCTACACGACCTTTGTCTATCAGGCTGCAAAAGACTCGTGTCACTGCCAGAGCTTCCTCGTTCGCTGAAAATTCTACAAGCAGACGATTGTGATTCACTAGAGAGTTTAAATGGCCATTTAAACACTCCAAATGCAGAGCTATATTTCGCTAACTGCTTCAAATTGGATGCAGAAGCACGACGAGCGATAATTCAGCAATCGTTTGTTAGCGGGTGGGCTCTCTTACCAGGATTAGAAGTACCTCCAGAGTTCGGCCACCGAGCCAGAGGAAATTCCTTAATAATTCCTTATTCTGCTTCCAACAGATTTAAGGTTTGTGTCGTGATGTCACTTAACCATCATCAACCCTTCGAATTAGTTCCTAGAAACCTATTATATCGTTGGACAGTCATAGGCGACTCAGTGAGCTCTGATGAAAAGACGTTTCACCTTTCACATATGTTCAACGCCGACTCAGTGAACTCCAAGTTACAAAAGCCACATCTGTTCATATTTCACTCTTGCTTGCCATTCATATTTCACTCGTGCTTGCCATTCATATTTGACATTAGCAATATAATGCTCGAATTCAGCAGCGAATACAAAGATTTCGACATCCTTGAATGTGGTGTTCAGATCTTGACGGATGAAACAGATGAAAGAAACATTTGGGGTTCTCTAGTATTCTGA